A window of Chryseobacterium shandongense genomic DNA:
ATCAGACATCCTAAATATCAAAACCGACTCAAAAATCAAGGCAGTTTCTTTGGTTGATATGACTGGAAGAAAAGTTGAGGTTAAATTGAACGGTTCGCAGGTTGATGTAAGATCTCTTACAGCTGGAACGTATTTAATCACTGTTGAGACTAAAGAAGGAACTTCTACCCAAAAATTCATCAAAAAATAAAATACTGACAAATATTAGTATTCATAAAACGCTCCAAACGGGGCGTTTTTATTATTTTTAAGAACTAAATCAAAAAATATGATGAACAATAAAGTGGCCTATATTACTGGCGGAACAAAGGGAATAGGATTCGGAATCGCAAAAGTATTACTAGAAAATGGAATTTCAGTTGCATTTTCAGGGAGAAAAAGAGATGATGTTCAAAAAGCCGAGCAGGAATTAAAAAAATATTCTGAAAATGTACTGGGAATCGTTTCCGATGTAAGAAGCATTGAAAGCGAACAGGAAGCAGTAAAATATATAACAGAAAAATTCGGAAAGCTGGATTTTGTTATAGCCAATGCCGGACTTGGCGTATTTAAACCTGTAGATCAGCTTTCTGCTGAAGAATGGAATGATATGATCGAAACGAATTTAACGGGTGTTTTCTATACATTAAAAGCATCTGTGGAAGAGCTAAAAAAGACGGAAGGATATTATATTACCGTTTCAAGTCTGGCAGGAGCCAATTTCTTTGAAAACGGAGCAGGTTACAATGCTTCAAAATTTGGAGTAGTAGGCTTTACGCAGGCTGCGATGATTGATCTCAGAAAATACAATATCAAATCTACAGTGATCATGCCGGGTTCGGTAGCAACACATTTTAACGGAAACATTCCGTCTGAAAAAGATGCTTGGAAGATTCAGCCGGAAGATATGGGAAACCTTGTTCTTGATATTTTAAATATGAATCCAAGGGTTTTA
This region includes:
- a CDS encoding SDR family oxidoreductase is translated as MMNNKVAYITGGTKGIGFGIAKVLLENGISVAFSGRKRDDVQKAEQELKKYSENVLGIVSDVRSIESEQEAVKYITEKFGKLDFVIANAGLGVFKPVDQLSAEEWNDMIETNLTGVFYTLKASVEELKKTEGYYITVSSLAGANFFENGAGYNASKFGVVGFTQAAMIDLRKYNIKSTVIMPGSVATHFNGNIPSEKDAWKIQPEDMGNLVLDILNMNPRVLPSKIEFRATKPAN